The Chitinivorax tropicus region ATATTTCAAGCCGAGAAGCCTGATGCGGTATTGGTACAAGGAGATACGACCACGGTCATGACCGTTGCCTTGGCTTGTTTCTACCACAAGATACCCGTTGGTCATGTGGAAGCCGGCCTGCGTACCTGGGACATGCAAAACCCATTCCCTGAAGAGGCCAATCGGGTAATTGCGGGCAATCTTGCCAAATGGCACTTTGCACCCACAGAAGGATCGCGGCAGAATCTGCTGCGTGAAGGTATTCCTGACGATGAGATAACCGTTACTGGTAATACGGTGATCGATGCTTTATTGATGGCCACCCAAAAGGAATTGACACTGGGTGTCGAAATTGACCCTGGCAAAAGACTGATTTTGGTCACCTCTCATCGTCGTGAAAACTTCGGGGCGCCATTTCGCAATATTTGCCAGGCACTTCAGATACTGGCAAAGAACAATCCGAATGTGCAATTCCTATATCCAGTTCATCCAAACCCTAATATCAAGAACGTCGCATATGAATACCTTGGCGGTCTATCTAATTTCTTGCTGTGTGAGCCGCTGGATTACGCCCCATTCATCGCCGCCATGAAAAGAGCGTATCTGATCCTGACCGATTCCGGCGGCGTACAGGAGGAAGCGCCTGCCCTGGGCAAACCAGTGCTGGTACTGCGCGATGAAACAGAGCGCCCCGAAGCAGTCGAGCAAGGTGTGGTCAAGCTGGTGGGGTCTAATTGCCGCAATATCGTTGAATACACGCAACGCCTGCTCAATGACAGCGCGGCCTACCGCCAGATGGCCCGTGGCATTTCCCCCTATGGCGATGGCCGGGCATCGGAACGTATCGTGCAGACCTTGCACGACCATTTCAAGCAGTGTGCCTGACGAGATGCCACTGCCCGCAGAGGCCCTGGGCAGCCGCCCCGGCCTCCGTCATCCTTTTTCCGACAGGAGCATTGAAGCCGAGTCAACAGCAGCCAAACCAAGCTGGTATTGACATTCAGGCAAGTTAGCTGCATCACAAGGCTACAGATTGGTTATACTGTGCGGGCCTCCCATCCGCCGGACACAAGCATGGATAACGACATCTCGAAGCTGAAAATCGAACGTCAGCCGTTGTTGGCAACACCGCGTAAGTCCCGTCATCTTGGTCGTTGGATCGGCGGCACTTTGGCCGTTCTTGTGGTGGGGGGATTGGTGATCAGCATGGCGAACCGGCCCACCCCGATTCAGCTGACCTCGGTGACACAAGCTTATCCTTCACAGGCCCTCAGTGTATTGAATGCGACTGGCTATGTGGTGGCGCAGCGCAAGGCATCGATTGCCTCCAAAGCGACAGGGCGGCTGGAATGGCTGGGCGTGCGTGAGGGCTCGACCGTCAAAGCGGGCGAGCTGATTGCCAAACTGGAGAACGCCGACCTCAAGGCGAATGTGTCACAAGCAGCTGCCAATATCGACATAGCCCGTGCCCGCCTGCAAGAGGCTGAGGCCGAGCTGCAGGATGCCCAACGCGCATATGATCGGGCACTGGATCTCAAAAAGCAGAATTTCATCTCCAATGCCGAGTTGGATCAGGTAAAGGCCCGGCTGGATCGCGCCAAGGCTGGTGTCTCGGGAGCGAGATCAGCCATTGGGGCCGCTGTGGCAGGTACAGAAGCAGCCAGAGTCGCCGTGGCCAATACCGAAATCCGTGCCCCATTCGATGGCGTGATTCTGACCAAGAATGCCAATGTTGGTGATGTGGTGGCGCCATTTTCATCCAGCGCCGAAGCCAAGGCAGCCGTGGTCACCATGGCGGATTTGAGCACACTGGAGGTCGAAGCCGATGTGGCGGAATCCAGCGTTGGCAAGGTCAAGGTCGGCATGCCGTGTGAGATCCAGCTTGATGCATTACCCGACATGCGCTTGAAAGGGGTGGTGGCCAGCCAAGTGCCGTCGGTGGATCGCTCCAAAGCCACGGTCATGTTCAAGATCCGCTTTGTGGAAAAACATGATCAGGTCCTGCCGGAGATGAGCGCCAAGGTTGCATTTCTGACACGCGAGCTGAATACCAATGAGCGCCAGCCCAAGGTGGCCATCACCCCCACCGCTTTGTCTGGCGAGGGTAAGCAGACGTGGTTATGGCAGGTGATCGATGGCCACGCGAAAAAGGTTCAAGTCGAGCGTGGCGAACAACTGGGTGATCTGCAGACCATCCGAGGGCCGGTCAAACCCGGTGACAAAGTGGTCAACAAACCCTCTGAGCGCTTGAAGGACGGCGGCGCCGTGGTGGTGGCTGAAAAATGAGTGATGCCGTGGCTGTGTCGTTGATCAATGTGGCCAAGTCTTACCAGCGAGGCGATCAGATCGTCCCGGTGCTGACCGACATCAGTTTCGACATCAAACATGGTGATTTTCTAGGGCTGATGGGGCCATCGGGCTCTGGCAAATCGACACTGCTGAATTTGATTGCCGGCATCGACAAACCCACATCAGGACAGATTCTGGTCAATGGGCAGGACATCTCGACACTGGGCGAATCCGCACTGGCGACCTGGCGGGCCAGCAATGTCGGCTTTATCTTCCAGTTCTACAACCTGATGCCGGTGTTGAATGCCCTGGAGAATGTCGAATTGCCGCTGATGCTGACCGGCCTGACCACCAGGGAAAGACGCAGCCACGCCGAGGCCGCGCTCGCCATGGTCGGGCTGGCGGATCGGATGCATCACTACCCGAATGAGTTGTCTGGGGGACAGCAACAGCGGGTGGCCATCGCCCGCGCCATCGTGACCGACCCAGCGTTGATCGTGGCAGATGAGCCAACCGGGGATCTGGATCGCAAATCGGCTGGTGAGATTCTGGACATGCTCGATCAGCTGAACACCCAACTGGGCAAGACCATCATCATGGTGACCCATGACCAACGGGCTGCCGAGCGGGCGCATGCAGTGCGGCATCTGGAGAAGGGCGAGTTGTCATCGCTGGAGCTACACGACTAGCGACAGACCACGCCCCGCACCATCCAACAAAAGCCGCTGCCTGTAGCGGCTTTTGCCTGCCAGGGCCAGATCAGAACCCCAATGTCGCACCATCCGGATTGCGCGGATCTGAGTACCCATACAGGCCATCCTCACGCACTTGAATGGTCTGCGTACGACCCATGGTGGGCTTCACCGCCACTTTGTATCCCTGCTCACGCAAGATTTTCAATGTATCCGGGCTCAAGCCCTTTTCTACGCGCAGCTCGTCTGGCAACCACTGGTGATGCACCCGTGGTGCGGCTGCTGCTTCTGCTGGGTTCATACCGAAATCGATGGCATTCACGATGGTCTGCAGGGTCGTGGTGATGATGCGGGCACCACCGGGGCTGCCGGTCACCAACCAGGGTTTATTGTCTTTCAGCACGATGGTCGGCGACATGGAGGATAACGGACGCTTGCCCGCCCGGATGGCGTTCGCCTCGCCACCAATCAAACCATAGGCATTGGGCACGCCGGGCTTGGCCGAGAAGTCGTCCATCTCGTTGTTCAACAGAATCCCCGTGCCTTGCGCCACGATGCCCGAGCCGAAATTCAGGTTCAGCGTGTAGGTGACCGCCACCGCATTACCTTTGTTGTCCACTACCGAGTAATGAGTGGTCTGATCGCTCTCATACGGCTGAGGCTTGCCGGGCTTGATCTCGGTGGCAGGCAACACCGCCGTCGGGCTGATCCGCTTCGCCAATTCGTCTGCATAAGCCTTGGCCGTCAAGCCTTTGACTGGCACTTTGACAAAATCAGGATCGCCCAGGTACTCCGACCGATCGGCATAGGCTAGTTTCATGGCTTCCGCCAAGAAATGGATGGTCTGAGCGCTGTTGACGCCGGATTCCGACAGTGGGTAGCGCTCCAACATGTTCAGGATCTGCACGATGTGTGTGCCGCCCGAGCTGGGTGGTGGCATTGACACCACCTGATAACCACGATACACGCCGCTGACGGGTGCACGCTCCGCCACTTGGTAACGTTTCAGGTCATCTTTCGAGATCAGGCCCCCATGCTTTTCCATCTCAGCCACGATCTGGTCTGCAATCGGCCCTTCATAAAATGCCTTGGCGCCTGCCTTGGCAATCAGCCGCAATGACCTGGCCAGATCTTTCTGCACCAGCTGCTCGCCCATCTTCAGGGGCTGGCCATCCTTGAAAAATATCTCACGCGTACTATCCCACTTACCCAGGTTGTCCCGCTCGATCATCAACATCTTGGCCAGGGTCGGGCTCACCACCATGCCCTCTTCCGCCAGCTTGATGGCCGGGGCGATCACGTCTGCCAGACTCATACTACCCCAGCGTTTGAGGGCATACTCCATACCTGCCACCGTGCCCGGCACGCCGATGGCCAGGTGGGTGTAGGTCGAGCGCCCAGCGACCACCGCCCCTTTTTCATCCAGATACATATCACGACTGGCCTGCAATGGCGCCATCTCGCGGAAATCCAAGGCAACAGCCTTGCCGGTCTTGGCATCATGCAACACCATGAAGCCCCCGCCGCCCAGATTACCTGCATTGGGCAACACCACCGCCAATGCAAACCCAACCGCCACAGCGGCATCCACCGCATTGCCACCACGCTTCAGGATCTCAACCCCCACCTTGCTGGCCAACTCGTGCTCAGCGGCCACCATGCCATACTTGGCATATACCGGGTGGAAAATGTCCTGCTCATAGTCATACTTGATCGAACCAGCCGGCGTGGCGTCTGCCCAGGCTTGGCTAGCCCCCACTGCGCAGGCCACGCCCAATGCCAAAACCCCCATGCGAAACATGCGACCCATTCCATTCATTTTCATGTCATCCTCTATCTCTTCTGCTTTGGTATTCAGTCCTTTACGAGCACGAAGCCCAGCCAACAGAACCTGGCACAGTGCCTGGGCTCTGGCATTCATCCCCTAGATCAAACGGATTGGATCATGCCCAGTCCATAATGCCTTCGCCCACCCCACCTATGATGATGTGAATGAAGTGTAGGCTCAGTTTGTGCATTCCAGCAGCTTGCCTGTCAGTCGTTAATCAGGGCTATCCCACACACCGTAGGTATGGAGCCCAGTCACACGCCCAGTGCCTCCGCCTGCATGGTTCGCCACCAAGCATGGCAAAAAAAGCTTTTCAAAGCGGTTACTTATCGACGAAATTGGCGTAAAGTGAAATGATCAGACATGACCCGAGTAGGGACAACTGAAACGGTGGGACAAGACTCCCCTCACCGATGACCGGCATGCCCCGATATTGAGCGGATTCCAACTCACCCAGCTGGCACACTGGCCAGCACGGCAGGAGACCTATCATGGCCATCTCGATCAACAGCACATCGTCCTTGTTTTCGCAGAACAAGCTCAATGACATCCAGCAATCGCAGAACAAAACCCTGCAATCCCTCTCCACCGGTAAACGCATCAACAGTGCTGCCACTGACCCGGCTGGCAGCGCCATCATCGAGCAATTTGCCGCCCAGATTGCAGGGAGCAATCGAGCCAGCGCTAACCTCAATGATGGCATTTCGCTCACTCAGGTAGCGGACGGCGCGCTGGAGCAGTTGCAATCCAACTCACAACGGCTGCGCGAGCTAGCCGTGCAGGCGGGCAACGGCAGCCTGAGCAGCCAGGATCGCTCCGCGTTGCAGGCTGAGGCCGATCAGCTCAGTCAATCCAATGCTTCGATTGTAGCCGACACCAATTTCAACGGCACCGCACTGTTGCAGGGCAACAACACTCTTGCATTTCAGTCAGGCCCCAACGCAGGTGATCAAATCGCCGTCACCGCCACTAATCTGTCGAGCCCACCCGGGGGAGGCGGGCTTTACTCACTGGCAGGCAGCATCGATCTGACCAGCCAGGCCAGCGCCACACAATCATTGCAAAACCTTGATAGCGACCTATCCACCCTGTCGAAAACCCGTAGCGACTTTGGTGCGGTCAGCAATCGCTTCAGCGCTGCAATCAGCAATCTTGAACAAGCTTCGGTCAATTTGTCTGCCGCCAAAAGCCGCATTGGTGATACCGACTACGGTGCTGCCACTGCAGACTTGGCTTCGCAAAACATCCGCGCCCAAGCCAACCTGGCCATGCAGGCTCAGGCCAATGCCCAACCCAAGCAGGTGCTGAGCCTACTGGGCCGCTGATCGTTCGTCTTCCCTCGCAGGGTGGATTCAGCACACATTCACCCTGCCCCACCTACCATCCTCCCACCGCCCGCACACATTGTCGTGGCTTCCACAGCTGGTTACACTGCCGCTTTTGCGTCATTCACCATTTGAGAATATACCTATGAAGTTACGCACCACCCTTACCGCTGCTTTGATCATCACCCTTGGCCTGTCAGCCTGCGCTACAGATGAATATGGTCGCTCACGCCCACTGACCAATGCCGAAACCGGCGCCATCATCGGCGTAGTGGGTGGTGCAGTCGCGGGCGCAGCCATCCACCACAAAAACCGTGGCAAAGGTGCGCTGATTGGTGCGATTGGCGGCGGTATCGCAGGCGGGCTGGTCGGCAACTACATGGACAGCCAAGCCAAGGATCTGAACCGGGTGCTGGCGAGTGAAGTGCAGCAAGGCAATATCCAGATCACCAAGGTAGGCGAGCACAATCTACGCATCACCATGACCAACACCACCGCCTTTGCCACCAATTCCTACGCCATCAAGCCGGGCTTCCTGCCTACGATGGATAAAATCGCCAAAGTCCTGAACACCTATGGCAAGACCACTTTGGAAATCGAAGGCCACACCGATAACGTCGGCTCGGACGCCAGCAACCAGACGCTGTCGGAAAACCGTGCCAATGCAGTTGAAGAGTATTTGCTGAACCGACAGGTCGCCCCTGAGCGCCTGCGTGCCTATGGCCGTGGCGAAACCCAGCCCCGTGCCAGCAACGACAACGAGGCAGGCCGAGCCCTCAACCGTCGCGTCGAGATCCTGATTGAGCCGGTCATCCAAGGCTGATCGACACTGGTTTGTGTTGACATGGCCACGGCCTGGGCTGGTAGACCCAAGGGGCAAAGACCTGCTCAGGCCATGACCGCACGGTATGTTGATCCGTGCTGCTGATTCAACAAACAAACCACTTGACCAAACAGGATGGATCACCATGCCGCAGCCCACGCTCACCACTTACGACAGCTGGCCCACTGAGGCGCTGATCATCGATCAAGGGCTTGAGGATTCGAATGCCAGCGCAGCCCCGCTGCACGAGGTGAAACAGCTTGCATGCCTTGCCCGATCAGAATCAGGGCAAGTCATCGGTGGGGTGCTGGGCCGTTGGTGGGGGAAAAGCTGCGAACTCCAGGAATTGTGGGTGCTTCCAGAACGGCGCGGTGCGGGCCTGGGGTCTTCGCTCGTGTGCGCCTTTGAGCAACTCGCCAGCCAGCAGGGGTGCTCAAACGTCTATCTGGAAACATTCAGCTTTCAGGCACCCAGACTCTACCTGTCTTTGGGTTACGAAATTCAGTACCAACGATCCGGCTTTCCCCATGGCATCATCAAGTATCATATGGAAAAAGCACTGGCATCATCATCAACCCAAGCCAGCACTCAACGTTGATGCGATGGTGAACCAATCCAACATCGAACTCAAACCAGCCATGGCTGCCGGGCAGCATCGCTTATGAAAAACTACTTACATATCCTACTGAAAACGCTACTGCCAACCTTGGCCGGCTGCATCGCAGGTAGTCTACTCACCACCATAGTGATCATGGTGACTCTGCAGGACACCGTTTCGTTGGCAACTTTCATCGTGTTTACCCTGATGGCCGCCATGTTTGCCATCGTGCCAAGTTTGTTGTGGGGAGCCTCACTCTACGCACTGACCGTGCTGCACGGCAGGGCATCATACCTCTCTACCATGATCATTGGTGCCATACCCGGCTTCATCCTGTATTTACTGCACCGGTCCGAATTTACGGAGTTGTGCCTTTACTACGGTATAAGCATCGGGGCCTGTACCCATTTCTTTGCCAAGTTACGCCCGAGAGTCTGACCCTGCTGCCAATACGCCAACAGGGTCAAGCAGGACAAGCCCCAGCCTAGCTGGGCGCTACCGTGCAGCCTTATTGCATTTTGTCGAGATTACCGATCCGCACCAGCATTTCAGTGAACATCTGCAGATCACTACCCAAATCCGCGATTTCCTTGTACTCCTTAGCGTTGTGAGCCGTATATTTTTTTCCAGGCATGGCCGGGCCAAAGTTGATGGCATTGGGCATCTGCTTGGCGGTGGTGCTGCCAGCCGTCGATACAGACTTGGCATCCAGCCCTGTGACCTCACCAAAGATATTCAACAAGGTAACCAGCCAAGGACCTTTCGGGTCGCGGGCCATCCAATTGCCTTGGCTGTGGCTGATCTCCAGATTGACCCGGTTTGACTCAGCCCAGGCATTCACCTTACCCGCAACAGCCTTGCTCAGCACATCTGGCGTCCTACCACGTGGCATGCGGATATTGGTGGTGACCTCCAGCTTGCCATCTTTTTCACGCAGATAATTCGGTGACATGGTCAGCGGCCCCATGAAATCGTCTTGATAGGCCAAGCCCATTTGCTCACCCCAGTATCCAAGCCCATACAGGTCATTGATATATTGCACGGCCCGCGAATAGTGATTCAGCGCGAATTTGACGCCAGATGCCTGCAGGAACATGGTCAGACGGGGCACAGGATTGATCCCCTCTTCCGGTCGTGAGCCATGGGCTGATATGCCAGTGACCTTCACCTCAATCCCCTCGCTCAGCGCTTTAAACGCAATATTGAATGCCCCACCCTTTGGCGATATCTG contains the following coding sequences:
- a CDS encoding flagellin, producing MAISINSTSSLFSQNKLNDIQQSQNKTLQSLSTGKRINSAATDPAGSAIIEQFAAQIAGSNRASANLNDGISLTQVADGALEQLQSNSQRLRELAVQAGNGSLSSQDRSALQAEADQLSQSNASIVADTNFNGTALLQGNNTLAFQSGPNAGDQIAVTATNLSSPPGGGGLYSLAGSIDLTSQASATQSLQNLDSDLSTLSKTRSDFGAVSNRFSAAISNLEQASVNLSAAKSRIGDTDYGAATADLASQNIRAQANLAMQAQANAQPKQVLSLLGR
- a CDS encoding GNAT family N-acetyltransferase yields the protein MPQPTLTTYDSWPTEALIIDQGLEDSNASAAPLHEVKQLACLARSESGQVIGGVLGRWWGKSCELQELWVLPERRGAGLGSSLVCAFEQLASQQGCSNVYLETFSFQAPRLYLSLGYEIQYQRSGFPHGIIKYHMEKALASSSTQASTQR
- a CDS encoding OmpA family protein, whose protein sequence is MKLRTTLTAALIITLGLSACATDEYGRSRPLTNAETGAIIGVVGGAVAGAAIHHKNRGKGALIGAIGGGIAGGLVGNYMDSQAKDLNRVLASEVQQGNIQITKVGEHNLRITMTNTTAFATNSYAIKPGFLPTMDKIAKVLNTYGKTTLEIEGHTDNVGSDASNQTLSENRANAVEEYLLNRQVAPERLRAYGRGETQPRASNDNEAGRALNRRVEILIEPVIQG
- the wecB gene encoding non-hydrolyzing UDP-N-acetylglucosamine 2-epimerase is translated as MNPKTILCVVGTRPEAIKMAPVIERLKGEQWANVRVLATAQHRHLLDQVNQFFGIEPDIDLNIMQPNQSLTTLTARLLLNLDEIFQAEKPDAVLVQGDTTTVMTVALACFYHKIPVGHVEAGLRTWDMQNPFPEEANRVIAGNLAKWHFAPTEGSRQNLLREGIPDDEITVTGNTVIDALLMATQKELTLGVEIDPGKRLILVTSHRRENFGAPFRNICQALQILAKNNPNVQFLYPVHPNPNIKNVAYEYLGGLSNFLLCEPLDYAPFIAAMKRAYLILTDSGGVQEEAPALGKPVLVLRDETERPEAVEQGVVKLVGSNCRNIVEYTQRLLNDSAAYRQMARGISPYGDGRASERIVQTLHDHFKQCA
- a CDS encoding ABC transporter ATP-binding protein gives rise to the protein MSDAVAVSLINVAKSYQRGDQIVPVLTDISFDIKHGDFLGLMGPSGSGKSTLLNLIAGIDKPTSGQILVNGQDISTLGESALATWRASNVGFIFQFYNLMPVLNALENVELPLMLTGLTTRERRSHAEAALAMVGLADRMHHYPNELSGGQQQRVAIARAIVTDPALIVADEPTGDLDRKSAGEILDMLDQLNTQLGKTIIMVTHDQRAAERAHAVRHLEKGELSSLELHD
- the ggt gene encoding gamma-glutamyltransferase encodes the protein MNGMGRMFRMGVLALGVACAVGASQAWADATPAGSIKYDYEQDIFHPVYAKYGMVAAEHELASKVGVEILKRGGNAVDAAVAVGFALAVVLPNAGNLGGGGFMVLHDAKTGKAVALDFREMAPLQASRDMYLDEKGAVVAGRSTYTHLAIGVPGTVAGMEYALKRWGSMSLADVIAPAIKLAEEGMVVSPTLAKMLMIERDNLGKWDSTREIFFKDGQPLKMGEQLVQKDLARSLRLIAKAGAKAFYEGPIADQIVAEMEKHGGLISKDDLKRYQVAERAPVSGVYRGYQVVSMPPPSSGGTHIVQILNMLERYPLSESGVNSAQTIHFLAEAMKLAYADRSEYLGDPDFVKVPVKGLTAKAYADELAKRISPTAVLPATEIKPGKPQPYESDQTTHYSVVDNKGNAVAVTYTLNLNFGSGIVAQGTGILLNNEMDDFSAKPGVPNAYGLIGGEANAIRAGKRPLSSMSPTIVLKDNKPWLVTGSPGGARIITTTLQTIVNAIDFGMNPAEAAAAPRVHHQWLPDELRVEKGLSPDTLKILREQGYKVAVKPTMGRTQTIQVREDGLYGYSDPRNPDGATLGF
- a CDS encoding efflux RND transporter periplasmic adaptor subunit — protein: MDNDISKLKIERQPLLATPRKSRHLGRWIGGTLAVLVVGGLVISMANRPTPIQLTSVTQAYPSQALSVLNATGYVVAQRKASIASKATGRLEWLGVREGSTVKAGELIAKLENADLKANVSQAAANIDIARARLQEAEAELQDAQRAYDRALDLKKQNFISNAELDQVKARLDRAKAGVSGARSAIGAAVAGTEAARVAVANTEIRAPFDGVILTKNANVGDVVAPFSSSAEAKAAVVTMADLSTLEVEADVAESSVGKVKVGMPCEIQLDALPDMRLKGVVASQVPSVDRSKATVMFKIRFVEKHDQVLPEMSAKVAFLTRELNTNERQPKVAITPTALSGEGKQTWLWQVIDGHAKKVQVERGEQLGDLQTIRGPVKPGDKVVNKPSERLKDGGAVVVAEK